The Amblyomma americanum isolate KBUSLIRL-KWMA chromosome 3, ASM5285725v1, whole genome shotgun sequence genome window below encodes:
- the LOC144125728 gene encoding uncharacterized protein LOC144125728, whose product MTSPKKCSSDARKYRTRHKYRGKRRKTVKKTTAGNDARDAPASVRPTADTGHRDSCEIDAAMDFVSASQKKMGFFKSDSRSVGAPAASTVLCEIGALTALVAGSACPTCRERKLAVREAAEKRKGLSSYLELRCENPDCPESVLSFTHTSKRIISAGECGDPGANTRYDSGSSRDGFAVNVKAVLAARAIGAGYDQLSRFCAIIGLRKPLHHKTFHAISKKLHGAAMEAVRQNLEQARKVAKDAVGGGDVPVMFDGTWQKRGHKSHNGVGTAVSLDTGLCLDFEVLSNYCLACSIHKPMGDDDEVWQAFHRPVCEKNTECSSHAMEPEAAVRIWQRTLSYETPLRFTTFLSDGDSKAYTAVCGAEVYGDTVIEKEECTNHVAKRLGTALRKMTTPLPRGQKLSVTAIQKLQTYYQIAITNNKGSVRSMYTAIWASYFHCCSSDGASSHKFCPAEPDSWCKHRRAEALGEPTPRHTPLLTKAQGLAIMPIYKRLTDEKLLARCLHGKTQNAAESLNSKIWLLCPKTKFASRTSVETATAIAVLWYNKGHAGFEEVLQEIGVLPPEELVARSDHSDCMRIKKMNLKRTAEARAHRRSAVKRARTEETNRRSREGPSYSAGAF is encoded by the coding sequence ATGACTAGCCCGAAAAAGTGCAGTTCCGACGCCCGGAAGTATCGAACTCGGCACAAGTACCGAGGGAAACGGCGTAAGACTGTTAAAAAAACGACAGCCGGGAATGACGCCCGCGACGCTCCGGCGTCGGTTAGGCCTACCGCCGACACCGGTCACCGCGACAGTTGTGAAATCGACGCTGCTATGGATTTCGTCAGTGCATCGCAGAAAAAGATGGGATTCTTCAAAAGTGACTCAAGGTCGGTCGGTGCCCCTGCTGCTAGCACGGTGTTGTGCGAGATCGGCGCATTGACGGCACTGGTGGCAGGATCGGCATGCCCTACTTGCCGCGAACGGAAACTCGCCGTCCGAGAAGCAGCTGAGAAGCGCAAAGGGCTTTCGTCGTACTTAGAGCTACGCTGCGAAAATCCCGACTGCCCAGAGTCTGTGCTTTCATTCACGCACACGTCGAAGCGGATCATTTCGGCCGGTGAGTGCGGTGACCCCGGGGCGAACACTCGCTACGACAGCGGGAGCTCGCGCGACGGCTTCGCCGTAAACGTGAAGGCTGTTTTGGCAGCGCGTGCTATAGGTGCTGGATATGACCAGCTTTCGCGATTTTGCGCAATCATCGGCCTTCGAAAACCACTGCATCACAAGACATTCCATGCTATTTCCAAGAAGCTCCATGGTGCTGCAATGGAAGCTGTTCGCCAAAACTTGGAACAGGCACGAAAGGTGGCAAAGGACGCCGTTGGCGGCGGCGATGTGCCGGTCATGTTTGACGGCACGTGGCAAAAAAGGGGCCATAAAAGCCACAACGGAGTGGGCACAGCTGTGTCCCTGGACACAGGCCTTTGCTTGGACTTTGAAGTGCTTTCAAATTACTGTCTTGCTTGCAGTATCCACAAGCCCatgggtgatgatgatgaggtatGGCAAGCCTTTCATCGCCCTGTATGCGAAAAGAACACTGAATGTTCATCTCATGCAATGGAACCTGAGGCAGCAGTGCGCATATGGCAGAGGACTTTGTCATATGAGACCCCACTGCGGTTCACAACTTTCTTGAGCGACGGTGACAGCAAAGCCTATACTGCcgtctgtggggctgaggtgtaCGGTGACACTGTCATCGAAAAAGAAGAGTGCACTAACCACGTTGCAAAACGCCTAGGCACTGCtctgcgaaaaatgacaacacCACTGCCACGAGGTCAAAAGCTATCTGTCACAGCCATCCAGAAACTGCAGACATATTATCAAATAGCCATAACAAATAACAAAGGCAGCGTGCGCAGCATGTACACTGCTATATGGGCCTCCTATTTTCATTGTTGCTCCAGTGATGGGGCCAGCAGCCACAAATTTTGCCCTGCTGAACCAGATTCCTGGTGCAAACATAGGCGTGCTGAAGCACTGGGGGAGCCTACACCACGCCATACCCCTTTGTTGACAAAAGCTCAGGGCTTGGCAATTATGCCTATATATAAGCGCCTTACTGATGAGAAGCTCCTGGCTCGGTGCCTTCATGGCAAGACGCAAAACGCAGCGGAGTCGCTCAATAGTAAAATATGGCTGCTGTGTCCAAAAACAAAATTTGCTTCTCGGACATCTGTGGAGACAGCCACGGCTATTGCCGTGCTGTGGTACAACAAAGGCCATGCCGGCTTTGAAGAAGTCCTTCAAGAGATTGGGGTACTTCCCCCAGAAGAGTTGGTTGCACGCAGCGACCATTCTGATTGCATGCGGATAAAGAAGATGAACTTGAAGCGAACCGCAGAAGCAAGGGCGCACCGTCGGAGCGCAGTGAAAAGGGCTCGCACCGAGGAGACCAACCGTAGGAGCCGGGAAGGGCCAAGCTACAGCGCAGGAGCCTTCTAG